Proteins encoded in a region of the Roseovarius pelagicus genome:
- a CDS encoding ABC transporter permease has product MLLVVSVIIFFMVELLPGDIAEAVLGQGATEENLAAMREQMGLNKPAILRYLEWLSGAVMFDFGSSIVTQEPVISVVGERFMNTLFLAAYAAVIAVPMAITLGVLVALLRNTIFDRVANVLTLTSISSPEFFLGYILILYFSVEWGMFPAISNLNEGMSLWQSLERTFLPALTLVLVVVAHMMRMTRAAIINLLASPYIEMARLKGAPPWKVIVKHALPNAWAPIINVVALNLAYLITGVVLVEVVFVYPGVGQALVDAVSKRDFPVVQACCLIFAATFILLNLAADVGAILTNPRLRHPK; this is encoded by the coding sequence ATGCTACTGGTCGTATCCGTCATCATTTTCTTCATGGTCGAACTTCTGCCCGGCGATATCGCCGAGGCGGTTCTGGGCCAAGGGGCGACCGAAGAAAACCTGGCCGCGATGCGCGAACAGATGGGACTGAACAAGCCTGCTATCTTGCGCTATCTGGAGTGGCTGTCTGGCGCCGTCATGTTCGATTTCGGCAGTTCCATCGTAACACAGGAACCGGTGATAAGTGTAGTCGGTGAGCGGTTCATGAACACGCTTTTCCTTGCGGCCTATGCCGCGGTCATTGCGGTGCCGATGGCTATCACTCTGGGTGTCCTTGTTGCCCTGCTGCGCAACACGATCTTCGATCGCGTGGCCAACGTGCTGACGCTGACCTCGATCTCCAGCCCCGAATTTTTCTTGGGTTACATCCTGATCCTCTACTTTTCGGTAGAATGGGGAATGTTTCCGGCAATCTCGAACCTGAACGAGGGAATGTCATTATGGCAATCGCTCGAGCGCACCTTTCTTCCTGCGCTGACATTGGTTCTGGTTGTTGTGGCGCATATGATGCGGATGACACGAGCCGCGATCATCAACCTGCTTGCCTCGCCCTATATCGAGATGGCGCGGCTGAAAGGTGCCCCGCCGTGGAAAGTGATCGTCAAGCACGCGCTGCCCAATGCGTGGGCTCCGATCATCAACGTGGTTGCACTGAACCTTGCCTACCTGATCACAGGTGTCGTCCTTGTCGAGGTGGTGTTTGTCTACCCCGGTGTCGGTCAGGCGCTGGTTGATGCGGTCAGCAAACGCGACTTCCCGGTTGTACAGGCCTGCTGTCTGATTTTCGCCGCGACCTTCATCCTGCTCAATCTGGCAGCCGATGTTGGCGCAATCCTGACAAACCCGCGTTTGCGGCATCCGAAGTAA
- a CDS encoding ABC transporter substrate-binding protein yields the protein MTTLNDNTVRDRIISAGRARKISRRSFMGHACATGLTATAASTLWTSQVAASTPSRGGTFRVGVHDANTSDILDPGLYNSYFTVQLSHASRSYITAINPDGTLGPDLAESWSASPDATVWTFELSKNATFHDGRPVTSRDAIASLRHHMREGSSSVAKPLLASVKDVRADGDHTLIVELNEGLADLPYIINEYHIAIVPADADGNADWQSGIGSGPYKIDSWEPGIGASLTRHEGWHGEGGWFDAVELIAINDPNARQTALLSNDVDAVSSVDVKTLRLLSRRPGIEIINLPSGSTVTLPMIASSAPFENNHIRMAMKHAIDREEMIEKILFGTATLGNDFHISPNMPYYPTDIPQRPYDPDKAKWHLKEVGLDSFDTNLSASDSLMSGAVDFATLYAEQARPAGINIKVVREPNDGYWSDVWQKKPFVFAKWGARPTPDSIFSLIYESGSSWTETFWSHERFDSLLRQAKGELNDATRSEMYREMAIISRDEGSTVIPMFTNYVYAMRDSVAHHDIVSNSWELDGARAYQRWWFKS from the coding sequence ATGACGACGCTTAATGACAACACGGTGCGTGACCGCATCATATCTGCGGGGCGGGCAAGAAAGATATCAAGGCGCAGCTTCATGGGCCATGCCTGTGCAACGGGCCTCACCGCGACAGCGGCATCTACACTCTGGACTTCACAGGTTGCCGCCTCGACCCCTAGCCGGGGTGGCACATTCCGCGTCGGCGTCCATGATGCCAACACATCTGACATACTGGATCCAGGTCTGTACAATTCCTATTTCACGGTTCAGCTAAGCCACGCGTCTCGTAGTTACATCACGGCTATCAACCCGGATGGTACGCTTGGCCCGGACCTTGCTGAGAGCTGGAGCGCGTCGCCGGATGCAACTGTCTGGACCTTCGAATTGTCCAAGAACGCGACCTTCCACGACGGACGCCCCGTGACATCTCGTGATGCGATCGCATCGTTGCGCCATCATATGCGTGAAGGATCCAGCTCAGTCGCCAAGCCACTACTGGCCAGCGTGAAGGACGTGAGAGCCGATGGAGATCATACCCTTATTGTTGAGCTGAATGAGGGTTTGGCGGACCTGCCTTATATCATTAACGAATATCACATTGCGATTGTGCCTGCTGACGCTGATGGAAATGCAGATTGGCAGAGCGGCATAGGCTCTGGCCCGTACAAGATTGATAGCTGGGAACCTGGCATCGGAGCAAGTCTTACGCGTCATGAAGGCTGGCACGGCGAAGGCGGCTGGTTTGACGCGGTTGAGCTGATAGCAATCAATGACCCGAATGCACGTCAAACAGCGCTGCTATCCAACGATGTCGATGCCGTGAGTTCAGTCGATGTAAAGACGTTGAGGCTGCTCAGCCGGCGCCCCGGAATCGAAATCATCAACCTGCCATCGGGTTCGACAGTCACGTTGCCGATGATTGCATCGTCTGCCCCCTTCGAAAACAATCATATCCGCATGGCAATGAAACATGCGATTGACCGAGAAGAGATGATCGAAAAGATCCTCTTTGGCACGGCGACATTGGGAAATGATTTTCACATCTCTCCCAATATGCCCTATTATCCAACCGATATTCCGCAACGTCCCTATGATCCGGACAAGGCAAAATGGCACCTGAAAGAAGTCGGGCTAGACAGTTTTGACACCAACCTTTCCGCATCGGATTCCCTGATGTCAGGCGCTGTCGACTTTGCCACGCTTTATGCAGAACAAGCCCGACCGGCTGGAATCAACATCAAGGTCGTGCGTGAGCCAAACGATGGATACTGGTCCGATGTCTGGCAAAAGAAACCTTTCGTGTTCGCGAAATGGGGTGCGCGGCCAACGCCGGACTCCATTTTCTCTCTCATCTATGAATCAGGCTCAAGCTGGACAGAAACCTTCTGGAGCCACGAGCGGTTCGATTCGCTGCTGCGGCAAGCCAAGGGTGAATTGAATGATGCCACGCGTTCCGAGATGTATCGGGAAATGGCTATCATCTCACGGGATGAAGGCAGCACGGTCATTCCGATGTTCACAAACTATGTTTATGCCATGAGAGACAGCGTCGCTCACCATGACATAGTGAGTAACTCTTGGGAGCTCGACGGAGCGCGCGCTTATCAGCGCTGGTGGTTCAAGAGCTGA
- a CDS encoding nuclear transport factor 2 family protein, with the protein MTETLTETPTTVTHELLDAIGDAFNSNDINAVMPYFAQDAVFDHGAGPDAHGIRFEGYAALEKVFGTLFESVENVHWKTLDARIAGNKAYCEYLRTARLKDGTVQEYQSVDIFTFEDGLIVYKDTYSKNRSS; encoded by the coding sequence ATGACTGAAACACTCACCGAAACACCAACGACCGTCACGCATGAACTTCTGGATGCCATTGGGGATGCATTTAACAGCAATGATATTAATGCGGTTATGCCCTATTTTGCCCAGGATGCCGTTTTTGACCACGGCGCAGGGCCCGATGCCCACGGCATCCGCTTTGAAGGATATGCCGCCTTGGAAAAAGTGTTCGGCACGCTTTTTGAAAGTGTCGAAAACGTTCATTGGAAAACCCTCGATGCACGCATTGCGGGAAACAAAGCCTATTGTGAGTATCTGAGAACCGCGCGTCTCAAGGACGGCACGGTGCAGGAATACCAAAGCGTGGACATCTTCACATTTGAGGATGGATTGATCGTTTACAAAGATACGTATTCCAAAAACAGGAGCAGTTGA
- a CDS encoding phytoene desaturase family protein, which produces MGAKFDVVIVGGGHNGLVCGGYLARSGQRVLVLERRSVVGGLSADREFFKGFRGSIPNSPGSLEPKVVLDLELKKFGLEFTRPDPSLVVPFPDGRAMVAWRDRQKTADEIAKFSKKDVTAYAEFFEYLNDFGRRIGISLFDNPPRLRDVMARLKTDEDEDAFAKVFLGSLKDLLDSRLESEELKAVIAAISVTSNMVGPRTPGSPYLLMMRPFSLASGGTSDDHDPRKQYLRGSTGLPIGGMGSVTKAMRASLEAYGGVVRTDCEVSRIVGNANAIQGVELETGEFIEARVVVSNLHPKTTMVDLLDCNGLEREFIDPFDQLPKRGSAFKIALALEGLPVMSAAPAGMERLYAGCQFRLSPSLDYMERAYDDAKYGRASKDPIILGLIPSVSDPEMAPSGKHILSANVWHAPIDLAEGDWETERDRFGNRCIDVMSEYMPNLKDLIIDKKFLSPKDLEQEYGLRDANVMHLDMMPAQMFSLRPVPGWASYQMPVPGLYLCGSGTWPGGTVSGVPGHNASQKIISDLKALRVA; this is translated from the coding sequence ATGGGTGCGAAGTTTGATGTAGTTATTGTTGGCGGTGGGCATAACGGCCTTGTTTGTGGCGGTTACCTTGCTCGGTCAGGGCAACGGGTGCTTGTGCTTGAGCGTCGCTCTGTGGTCGGAGGTCTGAGTGCGGACCGCGAATTCTTCAAGGGGTTCAGGGGGTCGATCCCCAACTCACCGGGGTCCCTCGAGCCGAAAGTCGTGCTGGACCTGGAATTGAAAAAGTTTGGCCTTGAGTTTACTCGGCCTGATCCATCCCTGGTCGTTCCTTTTCCGGATGGTCGCGCCATGGTTGCCTGGCGTGATCGCCAAAAAACGGCCGATGAAATTGCGAAGTTCTCGAAAAAAGATGTCACTGCATATGCCGAGTTTTTTGAGTATCTGAACGATTTCGGTCGTCGCATCGGCATATCCCTGTTCGACAACCCGCCGAGGCTGCGCGATGTGATGGCGCGCTTGAAAACAGACGAAGACGAAGACGCATTTGCCAAGGTATTTCTTGGCAGTCTGAAAGATCTTCTTGATAGTCGGCTGGAATCTGAAGAGCTGAAAGCGGTAATCGCTGCAATCAGTGTCACATCGAATATGGTAGGCCCCAGGACGCCGGGTAGCCCTTATCTGTTGATGATGCGTCCCTTCTCCCTTGCTTCCGGGGGCACAAGCGATGATCACGATCCCCGCAAACAGTACCTGAGAGGATCAACAGGATTGCCGATTGGTGGAATGGGTAGCGTTACCAAGGCAATGCGCGCATCCCTCGAGGCTTATGGGGGCGTCGTGCGCACCGATTGTGAGGTGTCACGGATTGTCGGAAACGCGAACGCGATTCAGGGCGTGGAACTGGAAACAGGTGAATTCATAGAGGCGCGAGTTGTCGTTTCCAATCTTCACCCCAAAACGACAATGGTCGATTTGCTGGATTGCAATGGCCTCGAAAGGGAGTTCATCGATCCGTTTGACCAACTCCCCAAAAGAGGGTCGGCGTTCAAAATAGCTCTGGCTTTGGAGGGCTTGCCGGTGATGTCGGCTGCGCCTGCTGGAATGGAGCGCCTCTATGCCGGGTGTCAGTTCAGGCTGTCGCCATCTTTGGATTACATGGAGCGCGCCTATGACGATGCAAAATACGGGCGTGCATCAAAGGATCCGATTATTCTGGGACTCATCCCGTCAGTTTCAGACCCGGAAATGGCACCTTCCGGAAAGCATATTTTGAGTGCAAATGTATGGCACGCGCCGATCGACCTGGCCGAAGGGGATTGGGAGACAGAGCGTGATCGATTTGGCAACCGTTGCATTGATGTGATGTCCGAGTACATGCCGAACCTGAAGGATCTGATTATCGACAAGAAGTTCCTCAGCCCGAAAGATCTTGAACAGGAATATGGTTTGAGAGATGCCAACGTCATGCACCTGGACATGATGCCGGCTCAAATGTTCAGCCTTCGGCCGGTTCCCGGATGGGCATCCTATCAAATGCCGGTCCCCGGATTGTATCTTTGCGGCTCTGGTACATGGCCGGGTGGAACCGTAAGCGGCGTGCCTGGACACAATGCCAGCCAAAAGATCATCAGTGACCTCAAGGCGTTGCGGGTTGCATAG
- a CDS encoding GntR family transcriptional regulator codes for MKSDIKSLSKLRVDRSQDTIHSKTVNVLRAAILEGSFRPGERLVERVLCETTGVGRSSIREALRQLEAEHLIEYTPHKGPFVVSITAEDLQEIYEMREAVEGLAVRLFTERASDDVVAQLPQIVDRYDEAMRHQEIETILKITDEFFSVLFDGAENKLVSYYSNILHAKIRFVRMTTTYRQTDAQKNKYIQTFRDIANAIQSRDVDLAVAASRRHVQHAASVAISAFQKQD; via the coding sequence GTGAAAAGCGATATAAAGAGCCTTTCGAAACTCAGAGTTGATCGTTCGCAAGACACCATCCACTCGAAAACGGTCAATGTTCTGAGAGCCGCAATTCTTGAAGGATCCTTTCGCCCGGGAGAGAGGCTGGTTGAGCGTGTATTGTGCGAGACGACCGGCGTTGGCCGTAGCTCCATCCGCGAAGCTCTTCGGCAATTGGAGGCTGAACACCTGATCGAATACACGCCACATAAAGGCCCGTTTGTCGTCAGCATTACCGCCGAAGATTTGCAGGAAATCTACGAAATGCGCGAGGCTGTCGAAGGACTTGCAGTCAGGCTTTTCACCGAACGCGCCAGCGATGATGTTGTTGCACAGCTGCCTCAAATCGTTGATCGGTATGATGAGGCGATGAGGCACCAAGAGATTGAGACCATTCTTAAGATTACAGATGAGTTTTTCAGTGTGCTTTTCGACGGTGCCGAAAATAAGTTAGTTTCCTATTATTCAAATATTCTTCACGCAAAGATCAGATTTGTTCGGATGACAACCACTTACCGCCAAACGGACGCACAAAAAAACAAGTACATACAAACATTCAGGGACATAGCGAACGCTATACAGTCCAGGGATGTCGACCTCGCGGTTGCCGCAAGCAGACGGCACGTGCAACATGCCGCCTCGGTTGCCATATCTGCGTTTCAGAAACAGGACTGA
- a CDS encoding PaaI family thioesterase, which yields MGNDAILERLNADWPASVATLRGVAVAFSESDETLDMEFEAVEMFCHSGDVVQGGYITGMLDAVMAYSVIGVPDVCKMVATLEIKVNFMSAGRPGPMLAKGKVIHRGRSIAFLAGELYQKNHLIATATSTVKLLK from the coding sequence ATGGGTAACGATGCTATCCTGGAAAGATTGAATGCAGATTGGCCAGCTTCGGTGGCGACGCTGCGGGGTGTCGCGGTCGCTTTTAGCGAAAGTGACGAAACGCTGGATATGGAGTTCGAAGCAGTGGAGATGTTCTGCCATTCCGGTGATGTCGTGCAGGGCGGGTATATTACGGGCATGCTGGATGCCGTGATGGCCTATTCCGTGATTGGCGTTCCTGACGTTTGCAAGATGGTCGCAACGCTTGAAATCAAGGTTAACTTCATGTCGGCAGGACGGCCCGGCCCGATGCTGGCGAAGGGCAAAGTCATTCACAGGGGAAGGTCCATCGCGTTTCTGGCGGGGGAGCTTTATCAAAAAAATCATCTCATCGCGACGGCAACCTCGACTGTAAAATTGTTGAAGTGA
- a CDS encoding carboxymuconolactone decarboxylase family protein: MRNKPLEYKSLSTAQKRVYDQISSGPRGRVGGPFPALLSTPEIADRVQALGASLRFDGKLPSHIREIAILVTSRHWDCLAEWNAHVLIGQAEGLDETVIERIANDSPLLAQPSENALTRDLCKELLETQFINDDLYERATQAFGQDGLVELVTIVGYFAMLSMILNTYEVAPESDYQNIPDHLRLPNV, from the coding sequence ATGAGAAATAAACCCTTGGAATACAAGTCTCTTTCAACAGCGCAAAAGCGGGTCTACGACCAGATTTCCAGCGGCCCAAGAGGGCGTGTTGGGGGGCCTTTTCCGGCCCTTCTGTCGACTCCAGAAATTGCCGACCGTGTTCAGGCGCTCGGAGCATCACTTCGCTTCGACGGCAAGCTGCCCTCCCATATCCGCGAGATCGCCATTCTTGTGACATCGCGTCACTGGGATTGTCTGGCAGAATGGAACGCTCATGTTCTTATCGGCCAAGCCGAAGGGCTCGATGAAACGGTGATCGAGCGCATCGCAAACGACAGCCCCCTGCTCGCCCAGCCATCGGAAAATGCACTGACCCGCGATCTGTGCAAGGAGCTGCTCGAAACCCAATTCATCAACGATGACCTCTATGAACGCGCGACCCAGGCATTCGGCCAAGATGGGCTGGTCGAGCTTGTCACTATCGTCGGTTATTTCGCTATGTTGTCTATGATCCTAAACACATACGAGGTGGCCCCAGAGAGTGACTATCAAAACATTCCGGATCACCTTCGCTTACCGAACGTTTGA
- a CDS encoding 3-keto-5-aminohexanoate cleavage protein: MMSSKPVIITCAVTGSIHTPTMSPHLPITPGEIVDAAVGAAEAGASIIHLHARDPENGKPTADTDTWLQFLPDIKQQTDAVINVSTGGSPGMTVEERLAAALQLKPEMASLNMGSMNFGLYPLLEKYQDWKHEWEPEFLGMTRDYIFRNTFADIEIILKKLGDGCGTRFEFECYDVGHLYNLAHFADRGLIKPPFLIQTVFGLLGGIGADGDNLFHMRKIALKLFGEDHEWSVLAAGRNQMPFATIAGNLGGNVRVGLEDSLFISRGVLAETNAQQVAKIRRILEDLSLKIATPAEARTRLALKGASQVAF; this comes from the coding sequence ATGATGAGTTCGAAGCCTGTGATTATCACATGCGCGGTGACGGGGAGCATTCACACTCCGACGATGTCGCCTCATTTGCCCATTACGCCTGGTGAAATCGTCGACGCAGCGGTAGGTGCCGCGGAAGCGGGCGCGTCCATCATCCATTTGCACGCCAGAGATCCTGAGAATGGCAAGCCAACGGCGGACACGGATACGTGGCTGCAATTTTTGCCCGACATCAAGCAGCAAACAGATGCTGTGATCAATGTGAGTACCGGTGGCAGTCCGGGGATGACTGTCGAAGAACGCCTTGCCGCGGCATTGCAGCTTAAGCCTGAGATGGCTTCGCTAAATATGGGCTCGATGAACTTTGGCCTTTATCCATTGTTGGAGAAATACCAGGATTGGAAGCACGAGTGGGAGCCTGAATTTCTGGGTATGACCCGGGACTATATCTTTCGAAACACTTTTGCGGACATCGAGATCATTCTCAAGAAGCTCGGCGATGGCTGCGGAACTCGGTTCGAATTCGAGTGTTACGATGTTGGGCATTTGTACAATCTGGCCCATTTTGCCGACCGGGGCCTGATAAAGCCGCCGTTCCTTATCCAGACTGTATTTGGTCTGCTTGGCGGAATCGGTGCGGATGGTGACAATCTGTTCCACATGCGGAAAATAGCACTGAAACTCTTTGGCGAGGATCACGAGTGGTCCGTATTGGCTGCGGGGCGCAATCAAATGCCATTTGCAACGATTGCCGGCAATCTGGGTGGCAACGTCCGGGTTGGCCTTGAGGACAGCTTGTTCATTTCGAGGGGCGTGTTGGCAGAGACAAACGCTCAGCAGGTCGCGAAAATTCGGCGCATCCTGGAGGATCTGTCTCTGAAGATCGCAACGCCCGCAGAGGCTCGGACAAGGCTGGCGCTCAAAGGCGCATCGCAAGTTGCCTTCTAA
- a CDS encoding alpha/beta hydrolase encodes MTRTIPVDSTLEHGYDVRLLRSDFAELSQSWAERSAASRKNATVKLDRRYGPGEKDLMDLFLCGEKEAPLFVFIHGGYWQRGDKAMYSFVAESFLKAGVDVAIVGYDLCPSATMASMAGKIRSALVWLWQNGAAEGINKDRINVSGHSAGGHLTGIALATDWPSFNLDVPKNLIKSGIPISGLFQLEPLLRTTINDALHLDESKAKALSPQFLRPATTAPILVTLGGGETLQFHWQADEFVAQWSTFEAPIEKYAEPDVDHFGVVNRLSSSESEIFRKTLAWLR; translated from the coding sequence ATGACACGTACCATTCCTGTAGATTCGACCCTTGAGCACGGATATGATGTTCGCCTTCTCAGGTCGGATTTTGCCGAGCTGAGCCAATCCTGGGCCGAGCGAAGCGCCGCTTCGCGAAAGAACGCGACGGTAAAGCTCGATCGCAGATACGGGCCGGGCGAAAAGGATCTGATGGATCTATTCCTGTGTGGTGAAAAGGAAGCCCCGCTATTTGTTTTCATTCATGGCGGCTACTGGCAGCGCGGTGACAAGGCCATGTATAGCTTTGTCGCGGAATCTTTCCTCAAGGCCGGGGTGGATGTCGCTATCGTCGGGTATGACCTGTGTCCTTCGGCGACGATGGCTTCGATGGCAGGCAAAATTCGCTCTGCTCTTGTTTGGCTGTGGCAAAATGGTGCTGCCGAAGGCATCAACAAAGACCGGATCAATGTTTCGGGTCACTCGGCTGGCGGGCACCTTACCGGCATAGCTCTTGCAACTGATTGGCCGAGTTTCAATTTGGATGTTCCCAAGAACCTGATCAAATCAGGCATTCCGATCAGTGGTCTTTTCCAGCTCGAGCCACTGCTCAGAACAACCATCAACGATGCGCTTCATCTTGATGAAAGTAAGGCCAAGGCACTTAGTCCGCAATTCCTGCGTCCAGCAACGACAGCACCAATTCTAGTCACTCTGGGAGGCGGCGAAACGCTCCAATTCCATTGGCAGGCCGACGAGTTCGTGGCGCAGTGGTCGACATTCGAAGCGCCGATCGAAAAATACGCCGAGCCTGATGTCGATCATTTCGGTGTCGTGAATCGCCTGTCGAGTTCAGAAAGTGAAATTTTCCGGAAAACGCTCGCCTGGCTGCGTTGA
- a CDS encoding aromatic ring-hydroxylating oxygenase subunit alpha: MEHTVITNSVNDILTELKTNAAKPLGQAKAMPRKMYQSESILELEKEKIFKDGWICVGRTQDIPNVGDYLTWKILDEPVLVARRPDGEVAAYSNTCRHRMMLLLEGKGTCKRIVCPYHAWTYDLSGQLIGAPYMNKTDDFNKKDISLPEIRSEIWHGWIYLTLNPNARPVHEKLANLTPLIERYNCENYVGIVLKDTVWNCNWKLLAENFMEGYHLPVAHKATVGAFCPLDETEFSDVDEADENFTYQTYTKDKEAPVGTAHPSNTSLEGKWRITSVLPTIFPSHMFSLAPDHLWYLSIQPIGVDKVRIRHGAAIAPEVLENLSDPDASLGEIREFLAKVQEEDRFVVEGMQQGTAGDLSGSGQLSWLEREVNDFTKYIARKL; this comes from the coding sequence ATGGAACATACCGTAATAACAAATTCCGTAAATGACATTCTTACGGAGCTCAAAACGAACGCTGCAAAGCCATTGGGCCAGGCGAAAGCCATGCCTCGCAAAATGTATCAGTCAGAATCCATTTTGGAGCTTGAGAAAGAAAAGATTTTCAAAGACGGATGGATTTGTGTCGGGCGCACACAAGATATTCCAAATGTTGGAGATTATCTAACTTGGAAAATCCTTGACGAGCCAGTGCTTGTCGCCCGCAGACCTGATGGTGAAGTAGCAGCTTATTCGAACACTTGCCGACATCGCATGATGCTTCTACTCGAGGGCAAAGGTACATGTAAGCGCATCGTTTGCCCCTATCACGCCTGGACCTATGACTTGTCAGGGCAGTTGATCGGTGCTCCTTATATGAACAAGACAGATGACTTTAACAAAAAAGACATCAGTCTCCCTGAGATCCGTAGTGAAATATGGCATGGCTGGATTTATCTGACATTGAATCCTAATGCGCGGCCGGTGCATGAGAAGCTTGCAAATCTCACGCCTCTTATCGAGCGGTACAACTGCGAAAACTATGTCGGCATTGTGCTGAAAGACACTGTATGGAATTGTAACTGGAAGCTCCTCGCAGAAAATTTCATGGAAGGCTACCACCTTCCAGTGGCACACAAGGCCACGGTTGGCGCGTTCTGCCCGCTTGATGAGACAGAATTTTCTGACGTCGATGAAGCGGACGAAAACTTCACGTATCAGACCTATACCAAGGACAAAGAAGCGCCTGTCGGCACAGCACACCCTTCAAATACCTCTCTGGAAGGGAAATGGCGCATAACAAGCGTCTTGCCGACCATATTCCCAAGCCATATGTTTTCTTTGGCACCTGATCACCTTTGGTATCTTTCGATCCAGCCCATTGGCGTTGACAAAGTGCGCATTCGCCACGGTGCTGCAATCGCTCCGGAAGTGCTGGAAAACCTTTCGGATCCGGATGCTTCCTTGGGGGAAATCCGCGAATTTTTGGCCAAGGTTCAGGAAGAAGATCGCTTCGTCGTCGAAGGGATGCAGCAAGGCACTGCTGGTGACCTGAGCGGGTCAGGTCAGCTGAGCTGGCTTGAGCGGGAAGTCAACGACTTCACCAAATACATTGCCCGAAAATTGTAG
- a CDS encoding aldehyde dehydrogenase family protein, whose product MCLLINGQLTTGATSETRQSIDPATGSVVGTYPNASPADVDMAVAAAKAAQPGWAARPLSERQEIVQKIGQVLREHSADFGYIDTLDSGSVFSSMQHDAAWAADVIDNLSRSASEVKGEVTQLDANLHYTRRSPFGVVAKLLPFNHPIQAFGTGLAAPLLMGNCLVAKPSPHTPISALVFAQLIKDIVPPGVINVVTGDNDRVSMPLVTHADVHRLAVTGSSEAGVLITQAAAPSLKNLTMELGGKNALIVFPDANPEFAADIAVSGMNFKCQSHSCSSTSRVLVHRSLKQPFLDALVERVKAVRVGLPTDSESGIGAISTRPLFERILGYIEAGKSEGAKLLTGGTIPEDDALKNGNFVTPAVFSDARPDMSIAQEEIYGPVITVLDWEDHDEMVSIANGVEYGLTAVLVTDDLETAHQTADALEVGYVEINGSVSYPHGSPYGGWKKSGNGREGNIDELLSYTQLKSVNVNFRKELSSTSGPNNDPRV is encoded by the coding sequence ATGTGCCTTTTGATAAATGGCCAACTCACGACCGGAGCCACATCCGAAACACGCCAATCTATTGATCCGGCTACTGGATCAGTTGTCGGAACGTACCCGAACGCCTCGCCCGCAGACGTTGATATGGCTGTAGCCGCCGCCAAGGCGGCTCAGCCAGGCTGGGCGGCCCGTCCTCTTAGCGAGCGTCAGGAAATCGTCCAGAAAATCGGGCAGGTGTTGCGGGAGCACTCTGCAGATTTTGGCTATATCGATACGCTTGATTCAGGAAGCGTCTTTTCGTCAATGCAACATGACGCGGCATGGGCCGCTGATGTGATTGACAATCTTTCCAGATCGGCCAGCGAAGTCAAAGGTGAGGTGACGCAGCTTGATGCCAACCTGCACTATACTCGCAGATCACCGTTCGGCGTGGTCGCAAAGCTTCTGCCTTTCAATCATCCGATTCAGGCTTTTGGAACCGGATTGGCTGCGCCATTGTTGATGGGGAACTGTCTGGTGGCCAAACCGTCACCCCATACGCCGATTTCGGCCCTCGTATTCGCGCAGCTTATCAAGGATATCGTGCCTCCGGGGGTCATTAACGTCGTCACGGGCGATAATGATCGTGTTTCCATGCCACTTGTAACGCATGCGGATGTCCATCGGTTGGCGGTGACAGGCAGCTCAGAAGCGGGCGTTCTAATCACCCAAGCTGCGGCCCCGTCACTCAAGAACCTGACCATGGAATTGGGTGGTAAAAATGCCCTGATCGTATTTCCCGATGCCAACCCCGAATTTGCGGCTGACATCGCCGTCTCGGGCATGAATTTCAAATGCCAGTCGCATTCCTGTAGTTCAACCTCCCGCGTACTTGTGCATAGGTCACTTAAACAACCGTTTCTGGATGCCCTTGTTGAACGTGTCAAAGCCGTGCGTGTTGGCCTGCCTACGGATTCCGAAAGTGGAATAGGCGCGATATCGACTAGGCCGCTCTTCGAACGCATTTTGGGGTACATCGAGGCTGGGAAATCCGAAGGCGCCAAACTGCTCACCGGCGGCACAATTCCCGAAGATGACGCTCTCAAGAACGGGAATTTTGTCACCCCGGCGGTCTTTTCGGACGCCCGGCCGGATATGTCGATCGCCCAAGAGGAAATCTATGGTCCGGTTATTACGGTCCTTGATTGGGAAGACCATGACGAGATGGTGTCAATTGCAAATGGTGTCGAATATGGTTTGACTGCCGTGCTTGTCACGGACGACCTGGAGACCGCTCACCAGACCGCGGACGCCCTGGAAGTGGGCTATGTCGAGATCAATGGCAGCGTGAGTTACCCACACGGATCACCCTACGGGGGATGGAAAAAGAGCGGTAACGGACGTGAAGGCAACATTGATGAACTGCTGTCCTACACGCAGCTCAAATCGGTGAATGTCAATTTTCGCAAAGAGCTTTCCAGCACATCGGGCCCCAACAATGACCCAAGAGTTTGA